A part of Citrifermentans bremense genomic DNA contains:
- a CDS encoding chloride channel protein has protein sequence MSLKRKTYLQLAVWTAAALVGGAAALFAHVISYVQGWYFHIFAGHPYMVTVATPLLFVGATLVVQFFGPDAKGSGIPQVLEAIDQVHDKKVSDPPWVSSLVSLKTAGVKVVSSLIGTLSGASIGREGPTVQIAASIFAWIGRITRRIVPEVDFQTFLTAGAAAGVAAAFNAPLAGIAFAIEEVTEGILGRFREMIMLAVILSGIAALAISGNYLYFGHPAVSSPSLALFPETLLLGVVGGVAGGAFARVLAFPSMVNLPDQAWKKALYCGILCAAIGLLSDGSTAGSGYEITRKFLESPSIDQWPVFFGIEKFFTTVLSYLSGMAGGIFSPSLSIGAGLGFTVAKLFHFSNFKVCALLGMVAFFSGAIQAPLTGVIIIMEMTDEHILIIPFLLAAYLARRIGKIFMPVPLYRFLANKNREG, from the coding sequence ATGAGTTTGAAACGTAAAACATATCTTCAGTTAGCAGTGTGGACTGCGGCAGCTCTCGTTGGTGGTGCTGCTGCTCTTTTTGCGCACGTTATTTCCTATGTGCAGGGATGGTATTTCCATATCTTCGCCGGTCACCCTTATATGGTCACAGTGGCGACCCCCCTTCTCTTTGTCGGCGCCACATTAGTTGTCCAGTTTTTTGGCCCGGATGCAAAGGGGAGTGGGATTCCGCAGGTATTGGAGGCAATCGACCAGGTCCACGACAAAAAAGTTAGCGATCCCCCCTGGGTAAGTTCACTTGTCTCCCTGAAGACTGCTGGCGTCAAAGTGGTCTCAAGTTTGATCGGGACTCTTTCTGGCGCCTCGATCGGTCGTGAGGGGCCAACGGTGCAGATAGCCGCATCCATTTTTGCGTGGATAGGGCGTATCACCCGACGGATTGTGCCAGAAGTTGATTTCCAGACGTTCCTTACAGCCGGTGCCGCTGCGGGAGTCGCGGCTGCCTTCAATGCTCCTCTTGCAGGTATCGCGTTCGCCATAGAGGAAGTGACTGAAGGTATTCTCGGCAGGTTTCGCGAGATGATCATGCTGGCGGTTATACTTTCTGGTATCGCGGCACTTGCCATCTCTGGGAACTATCTTTATTTCGGACATCCTGCTGTTTCCAGTCCAAGCCTGGCTTTGTTTCCAGAAACACTATTATTAGGAGTTGTTGGAGGGGTAGCAGGGGGGGCATTCGCACGTGTTCTTGCATTTCCGTCCATGGTGAATCTGCCCGATCAAGCATGGAAAAAGGCACTGTACTGCGGGATTCTTTGTGCAGCTATCGGGCTTTTAAGCGATGGCTCGACAGCTGGTTCAGGATACGAGATCACAAGAAAATTTCTTGAAAGTCCATCCATCGATCAATGGCCGGTTTTTTTCGGAATAGAGAAGTTTTTTACCACCGTGCTCTCCTACCTTTCTGGCATGGCAGGGGGGATTTTCTCGCCGTCTTTATCAATTGGCGCAGGCCTAGGCTTCACCGTCGCCAAACTCTTTCATTTTTCCAACTTCAAGGTTTGCGCGCTGTTAGGGATGGTGGCGTTTTTCTCGGGAGCAATCCAAGCTCCGCTTACCGGCGTTATCATCATCATGGAGATGACAGACGAACATATCCTTATCATTCCTTTCCTCCTAGCAGCATATCTAGCCAGAAGAATCGGAAAGATTTTTATGCCAGTTCCGTTATATCGGTTTCTCGCAAACAAAAATCGGGAAGGGTAA
- the pal gene encoding peptidoglycan-associated lipoprotein Pal codes for MKRKVLALVVLGFVAIGVSGCAKHEMVKAEPPIVPLEAVAKPPVKAEATLTQVAAPLKIQPTQINDESLPTPLPAQLEPISQAGELKVSLQEIYFDFDSSSLSKDARETLVKNADILKKAPDIKIQIAGHCDERGSDEYNLALGEKRAKAARNYLTELGIPTDRLSVISYGEERPVDPGHNTTAWAANRHDEFVVSEK; via the coding sequence ATGAAAAGAAAAGTTCTGGCATTGGTAGTCTTGGGTTTCGTCGCCATCGGGGTCAGCGGCTGCGCCAAACACGAAATGGTAAAAGCCGAGCCCCCTATAGTGCCGTTAGAAGCAGTAGCAAAGCCGCCTGTAAAAGCTGAGGCGACGCTGACGCAGGTCGCCGCACCGCTAAAAATTCAGCCGACCCAGATAAATGATGAATCCTTGCCCACCCCTCTACCTGCTCAACTAGAACCAATTTCACAGGCTGGTGAATTGAAGGTGTCCCTCCAGGAAATATACTTTGACTTTGACTCCTCCTCGTTGTCCAAGGACGCTCGAGAAACCCTAGTAAAAAATGCAGACATTTTGAAAAAGGCCCCTGACATCAAGATCCAGATAGCAGGCCACTGTGACGAGCGTGGCTCAGATGAATATAACCTTGCATTAGGAGAAAAACGTGCCAAGGCCGCCAGAAACTACCTAACTGAACTGGGGATTCCTACCGATCGTCTTTCTGTGATCAGCTACGGCGAAGAGAGGCCAGTTGATCCGGGTCACAACACGACAGCATGGGCCGCGAACCGTCACGATGAGTTCGTTGTGTCAGAAAAGTAA
- a CDS encoding solute symporter family protein, which produces MTLKKIIIAASLALSLAAVAFAEEPSKVTAASGSNSALTAPAGSGATATAATTTQTPAAAAVAPVKHKELKANKAITISMFAVIIAITMAVVVKAASKTKSAADFYAAGGGITGTQNGWAIAGDYMSAASFLGISGLISLYGYDGFMYSVGWLVAYITVLLIVAEPCRNAGKYTLGDILSFRTSPKPVRAFAAISTVSVSTFYLTAQMVGAGKLMALLVGIPYKISIIGVGILMVGYVVFGGMTATTWVQIIKAGLLMTGAFLLSVLVMAKAGFNPIGFFDTIVSNPNIQDHVSKMVLKDGIIMNGMDAGQRFLEPGLYLKNPLDQISLGMALVLGTAGMPHILMRFFTVPTAQAARKSVIIAMFIIGGFYILTTLLGFGSAIHLTPQGITAVDKGGNMATLMLAQQMGADISPIIGDLFLAFLCAVAFATILAVVSGLVLAASAAIAHDIYVNVIKDGHADQHEQVFAARVTSFVVGACGILIGIAAEKQNVAHLVALAFAVAASGNLPVVVLSLFWRKFNTAGVISGLIVGTVASIALVMVSPNMTYPKVVAAGAKKVVAAIQQKQAALPPGATLSENDAKALAKAMEDAKQDGTSMVGLERPLFSLKNPGIISIPLGFMAAIIGCLAFPSRRSEEMFDEVYVRQNTGLGMAKAIDH; this is translated from the coding sequence ATGACTTTGAAGAAGATCATTATCGCAGCATCTCTGGCCCTCTCCCTCGCTGCCGTTGCGTTTGCGGAGGAACCGTCCAAGGTAACTGCAGCATCGGGTTCGAACTCCGCCTTAACTGCACCCGCTGGCTCCGGCGCTACCGCAACTGCGGCAACCACCACCCAAACGCCCGCTGCCGCGGCTGTGGCTCCGGTCAAGCACAAGGAGCTTAAGGCGAACAAGGCCATCACCATATCCATGTTTGCAGTAATAATCGCCATCACCATGGCCGTCGTGGTCAAGGCCGCCAGCAAGACAAAGAGCGCGGCAGACTTCTACGCTGCCGGCGGGGGAATCACAGGCACCCAAAATGGCTGGGCCATCGCCGGCGACTACATGTCAGCGGCCTCGTTCCTCGGTATCTCCGGCCTCATATCGCTGTACGGCTATGATGGTTTTATGTATTCGGTAGGCTGGCTAGTCGCCTATATCACAGTCCTTTTGATAGTCGCAGAGCCATGTCGCAATGCGGGGAAATACACACTCGGTGACATTCTTTCCTTCAGAACTTCACCCAAGCCAGTGCGGGCATTTGCGGCCATCTCAACCGTTTCTGTTTCAACCTTCTATTTGACTGCCCAGATGGTCGGTGCAGGCAAATTAATGGCCCTCCTGGTGGGCATACCCTACAAAATCTCCATCATAGGCGTCGGCATTCTTATGGTCGGCTACGTCGTCTTCGGCGGTATGACCGCCACCACCTGGGTACAGATCATCAAGGCCGGGCTTCTGATGACCGGCGCCTTCCTCCTCTCCGTGCTTGTCATGGCTAAGGCTGGCTTTAATCCGATTGGCTTCTTCGACACCATCGTCAGCAATCCGAATATCCAGGACCATGTCTCGAAGATGGTTCTAAAGGATGGGATTATCATGAACGGCATGGATGCAGGTCAGCGCTTTCTCGAGCCGGGCCTCTATCTCAAGAACCCACTTGATCAGATCTCGCTGGGCATGGCACTCGTACTCGGCACCGCCGGAATGCCGCACATCCTGATGCGCTTCTTCACCGTACCGACCGCCCAAGCGGCTAGAAAATCCGTAATCATAGCCATGTTCATCATCGGCGGCTTTTACATCCTTACCACTCTTCTCGGTTTCGGCTCAGCCATCCATCTCACTCCGCAAGGGATAACTGCCGTCGACAAGGGCGGCAACATGGCGACACTGATGCTGGCCCAGCAGATGGGGGCGGATATCTCCCCTATTATCGGTGACCTTTTCCTTGCTTTCCTCTGCGCCGTCGCCTTCGCGACCATCCTCGCTGTTGTCTCCGGTTTGGTACTTGCCGCTTCTGCGGCAATCGCCCACGATATATACGTCAACGTGATCAAGGATGGTCATGCGGATCAGCATGAGCAGGTATTTGCGGCCCGTGTCACCTCCTTCGTAGTCGGGGCCTGTGGCATACTGATCGGCATCGCCGCTGAAAAGCAGAATGTCGCTCACTTGGTGGCGCTTGCCTTTGCCGTGGCGGCTTCCGGCAACTTGCCTGTCGTCGTCCTCTCGCTGTTCTGGCGCAAGTTTAATACTGCCGGTGTCATTTCAGGCCTAATTGTTGGTACGGTAGCTTCCATCGCGTTGGTAATGGTGTCCCCCAACATGACCTATCCGAAGGTAGTCGCTGCTGGCGCAAAAAAGGTTGTCGCGGCAATACAGCAGAAGCAGGCGGCGCTGCCTCCAGGTGCCACGCTCTCCGAAAACGATGCCAAGGCACTTGCCAAGGCAATGGAAGATGCCAAACAGGATGGTACCTCAATGGTGGGCCTTGAGAGGCCACTGTTTAGTCTTAAAAACCCTGGGATCATCTCGATCCCTCTTGGCTTCATGGCTGCAATTATCGGCTGCCTTGCCTTCCCAAGTAGGCGCTCTGAGGAAATGTTTGATGAAGTGTACGTTCGCCAGAACACTGGTCTCGGCATGGCCAAAGCCATCGACCACTAG
- a CDS encoding DUF485 domain-containing protein, with amino-acid sequence MAEKKYDWSAIARNPKFVELHHKKSAFLFGWWIFSCAYYFMLPIGAAYTPGIFRVKVLGPVNVGYVFALSQFFVSWGIALYYSHVANKDFDRLTRELIDELHK; translated from the coding sequence ATGGCAGAAAAAAAGTATGACTGGTCGGCAATCGCCAGGAACCCGAAGTTCGTGGAGTTACACCACAAAAAATCGGCCTTCCTTTTCGGATGGTGGATTTTTTCCTGCGCCTACTATTTCATGCTGCCTATCGGCGCAGCTTACACCCCGGGAATATTCAGGGTAAAAGTACTCGGCCCCGTGAACGTAGGGTATGTCTTTGCACTCTCCCAGTTCTTCGTCTCCTGGGGGATCGCCCTGTACTACTCGCACGTTGCGAACAAGGATTTCGACCGGCTCACGCGGGAACTCATTGACGAGTTACACAAATAA
- a CDS encoding IclR family transcriptional regulator has product MRETDTNYTIRNVKKALELLEKLAESSEKIPLQSLADGIGFSRNKTFRLLATLIEKGLVERDSITGEYQLGARTIALGRKLADSSNLARHTREILREPTDGSNLVTYAHPIMENLARKHDEAVYMTVIKDNEVLFLNMVDCDRLIKAQPFIGRKFPFFTNAAGKVMKAVESWDLLERICRRDDGRGSQPDLEKLASELQEIRVTGVAVDDGGLGDGVISVAVAVRDYAGKVIGAITLLAPSFRMLAERVEHEIIPSLQEGASLLSARFGYLPA; this is encoded by the coding sequence ATGCGAGAAACCGATACAAATTACACTATCCGTAACGTCAAAAAGGCTTTGGAATTGCTGGAGAAACTGGCAGAAAGTTCCGAAAAAATTCCGCTTCAATCGCTGGCCGATGGCATTGGATTCAGCAGAAACAAGACCTTCCGCCTGTTGGCCACCCTGATCGAAAAGGGCTTGGTAGAACGCGACTCGATAACCGGAGAGTACCAGCTTGGCGCAAGGACCATCGCCCTCGGTCGCAAACTTGCCGATAGCTCGAACCTCGCCAGGCATACTAGAGAGATCCTTCGAGAGCCTACCGACGGCTCGAACCTTGTAACCTATGCCCATCCGATCATGGAGAACCTCGCCCGAAAACATGATGAAGCGGTCTATATGACTGTCATTAAGGACAACGAGGTGCTGTTCCTCAACATGGTCGACTGCGACAGGCTGATCAAGGCGCAACCATTTATCGGAAGGAAATTCCCGTTTTTCACCAACGCCGCGGGAAAGGTCATGAAGGCGGTTGAATCATGGGATTTACTGGAGCGGATCTGCAGACGGGACGATGGACGGGGAAGTCAGCCTGACCTGGAAAAACTGGCGAGCGAACTGCAAGAAATCAGAGTCACTGGAGTCGCCGTCGACGACGGCGGATTGGGGGATGGCGTTATCAGTGTTGCGGTAGCTGTCCGTGACTACGCAGGGAAGGTGATTGGCGCCATCACCTTGCTTGCCCCCTCCTTCAGAATGCTGGCGGAACGGGTCGAGCACGAGATAATCCCATCCCTTCAGGAGGGAGCAAGCCTCCTTTCCGCCAGGTTCGGGTATCTTCCCGCATGA
- a CDS encoding MarR family winged helix-turn-helix transcriptional regulator, which yields MKEREKAIVVGEIIDNIRRVFQAVNEYSKKAERETGLTGPQLWAIKVIAERGPLKVSELARRMYLHPATVVGVVDRLEGRGLVSRMRSREDRRVVKIELTEHGKNLIVNAPEVAQGLLVRGLETLEHEQLLRMSVDLERLVEILGAQEVPPKLLLSSEINLPGRSVPK from the coding sequence ATGAAAGAGCGCGAAAAGGCCATCGTCGTAGGCGAAATCATCGATAACATCCGTCGCGTGTTTCAGGCAGTCAACGAATACTCAAAGAAGGCGGAACGGGAGACGGGACTGACCGGACCACAACTATGGGCTATAAAGGTGATAGCGGAGAGAGGCCCCTTGAAGGTCTCGGAACTGGCGCGACGGATGTACCTTCATCCTGCCACTGTTGTGGGGGTCGTAGACCGGCTAGAAGGACGGGGGCTGGTATCGCGCATGCGCTCACGGGAGGACAGGCGTGTTGTGAAGATAGAGTTGACTGAGCATGGAAAAAATCTCATCGTCAATGCCCCGGAAGTGGCTCAGGGGCTGCTCGTCAGGGGACTTGAGACTCTTGAGCACGAGCAACTACTGCGCATGTCGGTAGATCTCGAACGGCTTGTCGAAATCCTGGGCGCTCAAGAGGTCCCTCCCAAACTCCTACTTTCATCGGAAATCAACCTACCAGGTCGTTCCGTTCCGAAATGA